In Myxococcota bacterium, a single genomic region encodes these proteins:
- a CDS encoding amidohydrolase family protein, with amino-acid sequence MSTASDSRPYVVISSDTHAGASIQAYREYLDDAHKQLFDEWRGGYKNPQREHIGSKKHKNWDDAERMKDMHEEGVVGEIIFPNTVPPFFRTSVLICGNPSVADYPLWREGIRAHNRWLADFCAEHPESRAGIGLTYLNDIDAAIEDVQWITKHGLRGGVLLPHVPPDCTHIKPLYAPDYDRFWAVCQDLGVVLNHHGGTGSPDYGPYKVSLPIRLVETGWFSTRSYTHMLLGGVFERFPKLSYIVTESGCAWVPA; translated from the coding sequence ATGAGCACCGCTTCCGACTCCCGCCCCTACGTCGTCATCTCGTCCGACACCCACGCCGGCGCCAGCATCCAGGCCTACCGCGAGTACCTGGACGACGCGCACAAGCAGCTCTTCGACGAGTGGCGCGGCGGCTACAAGAACCCGCAGCGCGAGCACATCGGCTCGAAGAAGCACAAGAACTGGGACGACGCCGAGCGCATGAAGGACATGCACGAAGAGGGCGTGGTCGGCGAGATCATCTTCCCGAACACCGTGCCACCCTTCTTCCGGACCAGCGTCCTGATCTGCGGCAACCCGTCGGTGGCCGACTACCCGCTCTGGCGCGAGGGCATCCGCGCGCACAACCGCTGGCTCGCGGACTTCTGCGCCGAGCACCCGGAGTCGCGCGCCGGCATCGGCCTGACCTACTTGAACGACATCGACGCCGCCATCGAGGACGTGCAGTGGATCACCAAGCACGGGCTACGCGGAGGTGTTTTGCTCCCGCACGTGCCACCCGACTGCACCCACATCAAGCCGCTCTACGCGCCCGACTACGACCGCTTCTGGGCGGTCTGCCAGGACCTGGGCGTCGTGCTCAACCACCACGGCGGCACCGGCTCGCCGGACTACGGGCCGTACAAGGTCTCGCTGCCGATCCGGCTGGTGGAGACCGGCTGGTTCTCGACGCGGAGCTACACGCACATGCTGCTCGGCGGCGTGTTCGAGCGCTTCCCCAAGCTGAGCTACATCGTCACCGAGTCGGGCTGCGCGTGGGTGCCGGCG